The following proteins are encoded in a genomic region of Neospora caninum Liverpool complete genome, chromosome XI:
- a CDS encoding PsmB, related, with amino-acid sequence MDSIAQLALQRGGYDFSNHQRNVRLLMDAAKRCPSSAGSPTPPGLPPARKTGTTICGVVCNGAVVLGADTRATEGTIVADKNCSKLHRIADNMYAAGAGTAADLDHMCDWLAVQVELHRLNTNAQPRVSMAVSVLSQELFKYQGYKGCAVVLGGVDFKGPHIYKIHPHGSTDCSNFAAMGSGSLNAMAILEAGYKDGMTLEEGKALVCDAIKAGVLNDLGSGGNIDLCIITREGAQHIRQYETPTQRPFQATHPVFPKGTTPVLLEKIEHLKNRLEFSQEVEMVEA; translated from the exons ATGGACAGCATCGCGCAGTTGGCCCTCCAGCGCGGAGGCTACGACTTCTCCAACCACCAGAGAAATGTCCGTTTGCTCATGGACGCGGCGAAGCGTTGTCCCTCCTCGGCAggctcgccgacgccgcccGGGTTGCCCCCCGCCCGAAAAACAGGGACGACCATCTGCGGGGTTGTGTGCAACGGCGCGGTCGTTTTGGGCGCCGACACACGCGCCACGGAAGGCACGATCGTGGCCGACAAAAACTGCAGCAAACTCCACAGAATCGCCGATAACATGTACGCCGCAGGAGCCGGCACCGCTGCCGATCTGGACCACATGTGCGACTGGCTCGCCGTTCAGGTCGAATTGCACCGTCTCAACACCAATGCGCAG cctcgcgtctccatgGCCGTTTCCGTTCTGAGCCAGGAGCTCTTCAAGTACCAG GGGTACAAGGGTTGCGCAGTGGTCCTCGGCGGCGTCGATTTCAAGGGCCCACATATCTACAAAATTCATCCACACGGCAGCACGGACTGCTCGAACTTTGCAGCCATGGGCAGCGGCAGTCTGAATGCCATGGCCATCCTAGAGGCAG GGTACAAGGACGGCATGACACTggaggagggaaaggccCTCGTGTGCGATGCCATCAAAGCTGGTGTCCTGAACGATTTGGGGAGTGGCGGAAACATCGATCTGTGCATTATTACCCGTGAGGGTGCGCAGCACATTCGCCAGTACGAGACGCCCACGCAGCGGCCGTTCCAGGCGACGCACCCTGTCTTCCCCAAAGGCACGACGCCGGTTCTCCTCGAGAAGATTGAACACCTCAAGAACCGTCTCGAGTTCTCGCAAGAAGTCGAGATGGTTGAGGCTTGA